A section of the Pseudomonadota bacterium genome encodes:
- a CDS encoding helix-turn-helix domain-containing protein, producing the protein MTSVPQPLLLTVKEVAKLLRIHRPKVYDLIKAGTIEGFKLGSDWRVKRESVEKLIGVIPEDFFPTSKGLKKVIANGHDHVKLAS; encoded by the coding sequence ATGACGAGTGTACCACAGCCCCTTCTTTTAACTGTTAAGGAAGTGGCTAAACTATTGCGGATTCATCGCCCGAAGGTCTACGACCTAATCAAGGCGGGAACGATTGAGGGCTTTAAATTAGGCTCAGATTGGCGCGTTAAGCGTGAATCGGTAGAGAAGTTGATTGGGGTTATCCCTGAGGACTTCTTCCCTACATCAAAGGGCTTAAAGAAGGTCATAGCGAACGGACACGACCACGTGAAGCTTGCTTCCTAG
- a CDS encoding glycerol-3-phosphate dehydrogenase/oxidase, whose product MTVYAEKISSSLKHTVDSLSRADAINSITDAGTFDILVVGGGIHGAAVARFAAAYGFKTTLLERSDYAGATSSRSSKMAHGGLRYLELCDFEQVFEGIKAREEMFEHIGNLVKPADFLIPVPKGSYFFKIKLGIGLFLYDLLVKKKDRRHRWIPRAKLNFPGFHSGRDDLMGCFVYTDGIMSDARLVIDNIIAARRYGATCLNYCEVTSLTRGKDGILEVKALDTKGGSELNLRAKLIVNCTGPWASMLANTLGAEPRPLKFSRGSHIIFNKPWTGPSLFLPMPGKARYYFVWPHHAGTMVGTTEREVEQIELDPMPSTDEVDEILGRLEKDIPDAGLNRGSACYAFAGIRTLPIRGKDANSAVLSRKHIWTHVNGVLSLLGGKYTTASWTAFEGVKEAAQILGRPLSNAEIQERQDLKKLPGSTSNTESKELINALTHRQLPSEIQDRLLGRYGKRLGDNYLEYVQRSPEKIIELETMIALDTEQVESLEDLMRRRLELEYTEGHGEKYLPIIKEVFRQMRPDIDFDKESTEYLARMQRIHSILGKS is encoded by the coding sequence ATGACAGTTTACGCAGAAAAGATCAGTTCGTCTCTAAAACATACAGTTGATTCACTCTCCCGAGCAGATGCCATTAACTCAATCACAGATGCAGGGACCTTTGACATACTAGTTGTTGGTGGTGGTATTCATGGGGCTGCGGTTGCCCGATTTGCCGCAGCCTATGGGTTCAAAACAACACTCCTAGAGAGGTCAGATTATGCAGGAGCTACCTCCAGCCGCAGCTCAAAGATGGCTCACGGAGGTCTGCGTTATTTGGAGCTCTGTGATTTCGAGCAGGTCTTTGAGGGGATAAAAGCCAGAGAGGAGATGTTTGAACATATTGGGAACCTAGTTAAGCCTGCTGATTTCCTTATTCCAGTCCCAAAAGGCTCGTACTTCTTCAAGATTAAGCTCGGGATTGGGTTATTCCTTTACGATCTGCTGGTAAAGAAAAAGGATCGACGACACCGTTGGATCCCTCGCGCTAAGCTTAACTTTCCCGGGTTTCACAGCGGGCGAGATGACCTGATGGGATGTTTCGTCTATACCGATGGAATAATGAGCGATGCACGCTTAGTAATAGACAACATTATTGCGGCGCGTCGATACGGAGCAACTTGCCTTAACTACTGCGAAGTGACCTCCCTCACTCGCGGCAAGGATGGAATATTAGAGGTTAAAGCTCTCGATACAAAGGGTGGGAGTGAGCTAAATCTTCGCGCTAAATTGATCGTAAACTGTACGGGCCCCTGGGCCTCCATGCTCGCAAACACCCTTGGAGCGGAGCCGCGCCCACTTAAATTTAGCCGCGGTTCTCACATCATCTTTAATAAGCCATGGACCGGACCGAGCCTCTTTTTGCCTATGCCTGGAAAGGCCCGTTATTACTTCGTCTGGCCACATCATGCAGGAACGATGGTTGGAACGACAGAGCGAGAGGTTGAGCAGATTGAGCTCGATCCAATGCCTTCAACTGATGAGGTTGACGAGATATTAGGCCGCCTCGAGAAGGATATTCCAGATGCTGGACTCAATCGAGGGAGCGCCTGTTACGCATTCGCAGGTATCCGAACCCTTCCGATACGTGGCAAGGATGCCAACTCAGCGGTTCTCTCACGTAAGCACATCTGGACGCATGTAAATGGGGTGTTGAGCTTGCTTGGGGGCAAATATACTACCGCCTCATGGACGGCTTTTGAGGGGGTAAAGGAGGCTGCGCAAATTCTCGGCAGACCGCTCTCTAACGCTGAAATCCAAGAGAGGCAGGACCTAAAGAAGTTACCTGGGAGTACAAGCAACACGGAATCTAAGGAGTTAATAAATGCATTAACTCATCGGCAACTTCCGTCAGAGATTCAAGATCGACTACTAGGCCGATATGGAAAGCGCCTTGGCGATAACTATTTAGAATATGTTCAGAGATCTCCGGAGAAGATTATAGAGTTAGAAACTATGATCGCCCTTGATACCGAGCAGGTTGAGAGCCTAGAAGATCTAATGCGGCGTAGGCTGGAGCTTGAATATACCGAAGGGCACGGTGAAAAGTATCTACCGATTATTAAAGAGGTCTTTAGGCAGATGCGTCCCGATATCGACTTCGATAAAGAGTCGACAGAGTACCTTGCCCGCATGCAGAGGATACACTCCATTCTCGGTAAATCTTAA
- a CDS encoding TonB-dependent receptor — MSSRSLLLILSTAAIYLCRSSANAQELESKQEPHATQLFIYGAPFKEALIDLSQSATVVQEERLREKGENNFKYEIESIPDMMWSGGTSRPRFFIIRGIGELEQYEGAPNPSVATIIDDIDFSGLGLVTPMFDIEQVEVLRGPQGIRFGSSALAGAINVRSQDPTEFTTGTVEVMAGNDELGAGGIAIGGAIPGTAEKLQIRFSAYNTQSNGFRNNLYLGRDNTNNIDESLARLKLRYRESARLSFDLSVWGVQASNGFDAFAIDNSLKTHSDRPGQDATQVRAASFKVTAQVLNNLKLEAISSAAKTSNNYSFDGDWGNNQFWAPFDPYDYFSDSKRVRRMLSQELRLTSDDAMYQHGQDWRWLAGLYGQRLTEDTSTAEFSNNEQYDALSSDYSAGTGAAFGQVETPLGNGTSLASGLRVEQRNASYDNTTGAEFSPNYTMLGGSLSLQHDLSEAVRSYLSASRGFKGGGFNPGVSVPQESRQYAPEYLYNFELGIKGSFFNRRLESNLALFYDLRRDQQLKFAVQDNPEDPLSFTYITDSSAKGESSGIELENVLNVTPWMNLFVSGSLMQSEYSEVPQESVSLKGRAFSYAPNYQYSVGTRTELGGGVFARLEVTGKDSFYFDDSNNQMSDPYNLFNATLGYHRDRWRLMLWSRNLFNQSYDVRGFYFGNEPPDYPNKLYVQQGDPRAFGLTLTYAF; from the coding sequence TTGAGTTCGAGATCCCTATTATTAATCCTAAGCACTGCGGCGATCTATCTTTGTCGCTCATCTGCTAATGCTCAGGAGCTTGAAAGTAAGCAGGAGCCGCACGCTACACAGCTATTTATTTATGGTGCTCCATTTAAGGAGGCACTAATAGATCTCTCTCAAAGCGCTACCGTTGTGCAGGAGGAGCGCTTACGCGAGAAGGGAGAGAATAACTTTAAGTACGAGATCGAATCGATCCCCGACATGATGTGGTCCGGTGGAACCTCACGCCCCCGATTCTTTATTATTCGCGGTATCGGTGAGCTGGAGCAGTACGAGGGTGCTCCTAACCCCTCCGTAGCAACCATCATTGACGATATCGATTTCAGTGGCCTGGGTCTCGTTACGCCGATGTTTGATATCGAACAGGTTGAGGTACTGCGTGGTCCGCAAGGAATCCGCTTCGGTTCGAGCGCACTAGCAGGTGCAATCAACGTGCGTTCGCAGGATCCAACTGAGTTTACTACCGGAACGGTTGAGGTGATGGCTGGTAACGACGAGTTGGGGGCAGGGGGGATCGCTATTGGTGGCGCTATTCCCGGCACCGCTGAAAAACTACAGATAAGGTTCTCGGCATACAACACACAGAGTAACGGATTTCGGAATAACTTATATTTAGGGCGCGATAATACAAATAATATAGATGAATCGTTAGCGCGGCTTAAACTTCGCTATCGAGAATCTGCGCGACTTTCCTTTGACCTCTCGGTATGGGGTGTTCAAGCAAGTAACGGCTTCGACGCCTTTGCTATAGATAATTCACTAAAGACGCACTCCGATCGTCCGGGGCAAGATGCCACGCAGGTGAGAGCCGCTTCCTTTAAGGTAACTGCACAGGTTCTTAATAACCTTAAACTTGAAGCGATCAGTAGCGCCGCTAAGACCTCAAACAACTATAGCTTTGATGGAGATTGGGGTAATAATCAGTTCTGGGCGCCCTTTGATCCATACGATTATTTCTCTGATTCAAAACGGGTGCGGCGGATGCTGAGCCAGGAGTTGCGACTGACATCAGATGACGCCATGTATCAGCATGGCCAGGATTGGCGTTGGCTAGCCGGTCTCTACGGACAACGGTTAACGGAGGACACCTCTACCGCCGAATTCTCTAATAATGAGCAGTATGATGCGCTCTCTAGCGATTACAGTGCCGGTACAGGGGCCGCCTTCGGTCAGGTCGAAACGCCGCTCGGTAACGGAACGAGCCTTGCCTCTGGTTTGCGAGTAGAGCAACGAAACGCTAGCTACGATAATACAACAGGGGCGGAGTTCTCTCCAAACTACACCATGCTTGGCGGCTCACTTTCTTTGCAACACGACCTCTCAGAAGCAGTTCGCAGCTACCTTAGCGCCTCACGTGGTTTTAAAGGGGGAGGATTCAATCCAGGAGTAAGTGTACCGCAGGAGAGCCGCCAGTACGCTCCGGAGTATCTCTATAACTTTGAGCTTGGAATTAAAGGAAGCTTCTTCAATCGACGGCTTGAGAGTAACTTGGCGCTCTTTTACGATCTTAGGCGCGACCAACAACTTAAGTTCGCAGTGCAGGATAATCCCGAGGACCCGCTCTCCTTCACCTACATTACGGATAGCTCGGCAAAGGGAGAGAGCTCCGGAATAGAGCTTGAAAACGTTTTAAACGTAACTCCGTGGATGAACCTCTTCGTCTCCGGCTCGCTAATGCAATCAGAGTATAGCGAGGTGCCGCAAGAGAGCGTATCCCTTAAGGGTCGAGCATTCTCGTATGCCCCCAACTATCAATACTCTGTTGGCACTCGCACCGAACTCGGAGGCGGGGTTTTTGCTCGACTCGAAGTTACCGGAAAGGATAGCTTCTACTTTGATGATAGTAATAATCAGATGAGCGATCCATATAACCTCTTTAATGCCACGCTCGGGTACCACAGAGATCGGTGGCGTTTAATGCTCTGGAGTCGAAATCTCTTTAATCAGAGCTACGATGTGCGTGGCTTTTACTTCGGAAACGAACCCCCCGACTATCCAAACAAGCTCTATGTGCAACAGGGAGACCCACGCGCGTTCGGATTAACCCTTACCTATGCCTTTTAA
- a CDS encoding NAD(P)-binding domain-containing protein yields MSLPSNDPSNDPVQGKPSIRLDQSIFSMRPTSADRKTLLEAPATNHSGELTIAQRAAFQQKIAMIGYGVYGQAIHSRLPDHDIVPWERASTSRESSDLATTDLSKAINGRGLLILAVPANAFPNVLNKIRPHPDSVVVSLAKGLIVPNWNPLESERSLRDGPPEGSNA; encoded by the coding sequence TTGTCACTACCTTCCAATGATCCATCTAATGACCCTGTCCAGGGAAAGCCGTCCATACGGTTAGACCAATCCATATTTTCGATGCGACCGACCTCGGCTGATAGGAAAACTCTCCTAGAAGCGCCGGCAACTAACCACTCCGGCGAACTAACTATCGCTCAACGAGCCGCGTTCCAACAAAAGATCGCCATGATCGGCTATGGGGTCTACGGACAGGCCATTCATAGTCGACTACCAGACCATGATATCGTCCCATGGGAGAGAGCTTCAACAAGTCGTGAAAGCAGTGATCTTGCTACAACCGACCTTTCAAAAGCCATAAATGGACGGGGTCTCCTTATATTGGCTGTCCCAGCAAATGCATTTCCGAACGTGCTTAACAAGATACGCCCTCATCCAGATTCAGTTGTTGTTAGTCTGGCCAAGGGGCTTATCGTGCCAAATTGGAATCCTTTGGAGTCTGAGCGATCACTACGTGATGGGCCTCCAGAGGGATCTAATGCGT
- a CDS encoding HAD-IIA family hydrolase, translating to MNTTQGNNAEADRLGTIMIKGEVTLASNGYRPELTTDTSPILNKEAFIFDLDGTVWNGKKIIPGVVEAIQKLRELGKQPIFLTNNSSKSRQEYLTRLQGLGLCNDLKEIVMSTDTVTTYLKNHGFKSAYIMGTPAMREMCAESGVSHEADLSKVNVVVIGFDRTATADKLTEVGRLVAKGIPYIVAHPDPFCPSDEGPIMDCGAYYAAIKVMTGIEAKAILGKPSAAMIEEVEIRFSIARDKMVMFGDRLYTDVALGRAANIDSVLVLTGENTLKDAASSTERPTWILNSVAELHSDV from the coding sequence ATGAATACAACTCAGGGTAACAACGCAGAGGCAGATAGGTTAGGTACTATTATGATAAAAGGAGAGGTGACTCTTGCTTCAAACGGCTATCGTCCTGAGCTAACCACGGATACCTCTCCTATCCTAAATAAAGAGGCATTCATATTTGATTTAGATGGCACCGTATGGAACGGCAAAAAGATAATTCCTGGTGTAGTAGAGGCTATTCAAAAGCTGAGAGAGCTAGGCAAACAGCCGATCTTTTTGACGAACAACTCTTCAAAGTCACGCCAAGAGTACCTTACTAGATTGCAGGGGCTCGGGCTCTGTAACGATCTTAAAGAGATCGTTATGTCGACAGACACGGTCACTACCTACCTGAAGAACCACGGATTTAAGAGTGCCTATATCATGGGTACTCCGGCGATGAGGGAGATGTGCGCCGAGTCTGGTGTCTCTCACGAAGCGGATCTCAGCAAAGTGAACGTAGTTGTGATCGGGTTTGATCGAACTGCCACGGCTGACAAACTCACAGAGGTAGGGCGGTTAGTAGCAAAGGGTATTCCATATATCGTAGCACACCCGGATCCGTTCTGCCCAAGCGATGAGGGGCCGATCATGGATTGTGGTGCGTACTATGCTGCTATCAAGGTCATGACCGGTATTGAGGCGAAAGCTATCCTTGGAAAACCATCGGCAGCTATGATTGAAGAGGTCGAGATCCGTTTCTCGATAGCACGCGATAAAATGGTAATGTTTGGTGATCGTCTCTACACCGATGTCGCTCTTGGAAGGGCTGCTAACATTGACTCCGTGCTCGTTCTTACAGGGGAGAACACCCTTAAGGATGCAGCATCTAGCACTGAGAGACCGACCTGGATCCTGAATTCAGTAGCCGAACTACATAGCGACGTTTAA
- a CDS encoding glycosyltransferase family 4 protein, translating into MTPKSYCFVVPRYFEGIAGGAETLMGSLARELHARGDRVEIVSTCARDNRTWANEMPAGEELLGGIGGIKLNRFPVDERNLDRWVPLQLSICEGNPVAPDDQITWLAESVNSRPLYAYLLQEQSRFDAIFFGPYLFGTTFWGALLNPQRSVLIPCLHDESYAYLDVIAAMFREVRGCLFNAAPEMHLARSLYGDIPGDVVGMGFELPSRESIKELKPYFTDPAPYILYLGRKETGKNVQLLIDSFCTAKDEGLIAAEVKLVILGGGSFSDLHRPQALARGDIIDLPHLSEIEKQRLLRHALYLCQPSTNESFSIVMMEAWMVETPVVVHAKCAVTKQHVIDSKGGLYFASPQDLGGVTEYYLTHPAGRLQHAQAGRAYVEREYAWSAVLERFDRTMSKLFAVQLEVAAPSQ; encoded by the coding sequence ATGACCCCTAAGAGTTATTGTTTCGTTGTTCCCCGTTATTTTGAGGGGATAGCTGGAGGGGCTGAAACCTTAATGGGAAGCCTTGCGCGTGAGCTGCATGCGCGCGGAGATCGGGTCGAGATTGTATCAACCTGCGCCAGGGATAATCGCACCTGGGCCAACGAGATGCCTGCAGGTGAGGAGCTACTGGGGGGTATTGGGGGTATTAAACTCAACCGATTTCCTGTGGATGAGCGTAACCTAGATAGGTGGGTTCCACTGCAGCTTTCAATTTGTGAGGGTAATCCGGTAGCGCCCGATGATCAGATCACCTGGCTAGCAGAGAGCGTTAATTCGCGCCCTCTGTATGCCTACCTTTTACAGGAGCAGAGCCGCTTTGATGCGATCTTCTTCGGCCCGTATCTTTTCGGAACTACCTTTTGGGGCGCGCTTTTGAATCCACAACGCAGCGTACTGATCCCATGCCTTCATGATGAATCGTACGCGTACCTAGATGTTATCGCCGCGATGTTTAGAGAGGTGCGGGGATGCCTCTTTAACGCAGCGCCTGAGATGCATCTGGCGCGCTCACTCTACGGAGATATCCCAGGGGATGTGGTGGGGATGGGATTCGAGCTGCCGTCGCGTGAATCGATAAAAGAGCTTAAGCCATACTTCACAGATCCTGCCCCCTATATCCTCTACCTCGGTCGCAAGGAGACCGGAAAGAACGTGCAGCTGCTGATCGATTCCTTCTGTACGGCGAAAGATGAGGGGCTTATAGCCGCAGAGGTTAAGCTCGTTATCCTAGGTGGAGGTAGCTTCAGCGACCTGCACCGGCCGCAGGCCCTAGCACGGGGTGATATTATCGATCTGCCGCATCTGAGCGAGATTGAGAAGCAACGCCTACTTCGGCACGCCTTATATCTCTGTCAGCCCTCAACGAATGAATCCTTTTCAATCGTGATGATGGAGGCCTGGATGGTCGAAACACCTGTTGTTGTGCACGCTAAATGTGCAGTAACCAAGCAGCATGTGATTGATTCTAAGGGTGGGCTTTATTTTGCATCTCCGCAGGATCTAGGTGGAGTGACCGAATATTATCTGACGCACCCTGCGGGGCGCTTGCAACACGCCCAGGCGGGCAGAGCTTACGTTGAACGCGAATACGCATGGAGCGCAGTTTTAGAGCGATTCGATCGCACTATGTCTAAGCTCTTTGCTGTGCAGCTTGAAGTTGCAGCACCCTCTCAATAA
- a CDS encoding metallophosphoesterase, which yields MKFAIVTDSHIGPCGFYRGINRIMSNVSENVLCELAETINRESDISFISQLGDLSQDDVRYPNVEFDRANFKRALWYFQKFNVPVYHAVGNHDRENLNYNDLCELLNLTSLHYSFDANDVHCVFLYTRHFNHQNMTIESDQLEWLKQDLATTKLKTLVFMHHPVSDQDLKGNFWFDGSINKALVSNRAEVREIFEESAKVIGVFNGHLHWNNMTVHNGIPYFTIQSCIEDVSGTGVPSKSYAIVTVVGSKVSVEVCGGDPASFLLDPKQ from the coding sequence ATGAAATTTGCAATCGTAACAGATAGCCATATCGGACCATGCGGATTCTACAGAGGCATAAACCGCATCATGAGCAACGTATCGGAGAACGTGCTCTGTGAGCTCGCGGAAACTATCAACCGAGAGAGCGATATCTCATTCATCTCTCAACTGGGAGATCTGAGCCAGGACGATGTTAGGTATCCGAACGTTGAGTTCGATCGGGCTAACTTTAAGCGAGCTCTCTGGTATTTCCAGAAGTTTAATGTGCCTGTATATCACGCCGTCGGAAATCACGACCGCGAGAACCTCAACTACAACGACCTGTGCGAGCTCCTTAATCTCACTTCGCTGCATTACTCATTCGATGCCAATGATGTTCACTGCGTATTTCTTTATACGCGGCACTTTAACCATCAAAACATGACAATCGAATCAGACCAGCTGGAGTGGCTTAAGCAGGACCTCGCTACTACTAAGCTAAAGACCCTAGTTTTTATGCATCACCCTGTATCGGATCAAGATCTCAAGGGAAACTTTTGGTTCGATGGATCGATCAATAAGGCCCTCGTTTCAAATCGCGCAGAGGTTCGCGAAATCTTTGAAGAGAGTGCTAAGGTTATCGGTGTCTTTAACGGGCATCTGCATTGGAATAATATGACCGTACATAATGGCATCCCGTACTTTACTATCCAATCGTGCATAGAAGATGTCTCAGGAACTGGAGTTCCTTCCAAGAGCTACGCAATTGTTACGGTTGTAGGTTCTAAGGTCTCGGTCGAAGTTTGCGGGGGTGACCCTGCTAGTTTTCTGCTAGATCCAAAACAATAA